A portion of the Edaphobacter lichenicola genome contains these proteins:
- a CDS encoding glycosyltransferase 87 family protein has product MFLSVTKYSRSFGKPIFLAAGAPLPEWVRRAEWLLFALMLWYFVLHTLPTAWITLNTDFPNYYLTARIAREKDDTSRIYEWVWLQRQKDYRQIDQRIIGLVPITPFSTLAVWPLASFLPLTAKHYWLSLNIVMVGAIAVLLRLLTRLYWRHIALVIALSVPINKNFLYGQYYVLLLFTIALACWCYVRQKRLVAGILIGLGFGLKLFPLLYLGYFLRKKDFKAFIGGVVGSSAAAIASITIFGIQANRVLLIQVLPWAMRGEGMNPYDISSASVATLLHRLFVYEPQWNPSPPIHAPWMFAILLPLVQTLLFAPALLLVKPNSMDARRLHLEWSGVLIGSLAISTLPAGYHFTLLILPVCLMWSSTRERAGWIGTAVLLFLFVAIGYPGWKALGSISHLVLLSVPRLYVVLALCIFSYWLLAVEERGSRWDRDALLWTGAFAMMMLLNIALGLRHQHGLYADYAWRIPIADQVLQADNPIAQNNTVLFTAMLPDGYHAASQSKDLVHFDKSHSDQLALAANSSERWTEEVSSESMIVPSHSDQKIIHQAESPVASPDGRWLAFLREEHGRNRIWLRVLDQPGSTDRVITSAELNVSEMSFLPNGSLIFSAEPNGGRPGLFLVDQAGSISSLGPDESRYPAVSPDGHWLAYSQLQGGNWHLQLRNLRNGQTETLTHADCNNVEPAWLPDSKTLIYGSDCGRALWFYALCRRPI; this is encoded by the coding sequence ATGTTTTTATCTGTAACTAAATATTCAAGATCTTTCGGAAAGCCAATCTTTCTGGCTGCGGGAGCACCACTTCCCGAGTGGGTTCGCCGTGCGGAGTGGTTGTTGTTTGCATTAATGCTCTGGTATTTCGTCCTTCATACGTTGCCGACCGCCTGGATAACTTTGAACACTGATTTTCCAAACTACTACTTGACAGCACGTATTGCCCGAGAAAAAGATGACACATCCCGTATTTATGAGTGGGTATGGCTTCAACGACAGAAAGACTATCGCCAGATCGATCAGCGCATTATAGGATTAGTCCCAATTACGCCGTTCTCGACTCTCGCTGTCTGGCCTTTAGCTTCGTTTCTTCCGCTGACGGCCAAGCACTACTGGCTAAGCCTCAACATCGTAATGGTCGGGGCGATTGCTGTCCTACTGCGATTACTAACTCGACTGTATTGGAGGCACATTGCTTTAGTAATAGCTCTGAGCGTACCTATTAACAAAAATTTTTTATATGGCCAATACTACGTATTACTACTGTTTACAATAGCGTTAGCCTGCTGGTGCTATGTACGCCAAAAGCGGCTAGTTGCTGGAATTCTTATCGGTCTCGGCTTTGGGTTGAAGTTGTTTCCACTACTTTATCTTGGATATTTTTTACGAAAGAAAGATTTCAAGGCTTTTATTGGCGGTGTTGTCGGTAGCTCTGCTGCGGCGATTGCTTCGATTACGATCTTCGGGATTCAAGCGAACCGGGTACTTTTGATTCAGGTATTACCTTGGGCTATGCGTGGTGAAGGGATGAATCCGTATGACATCTCAAGCGCATCGGTTGCTACCTTACTTCATCGGTTATTCGTTTATGAGCCGCAGTGGAATCCAAGTCCTCCGATACATGCTCCATGGATGTTCGCCATACTCCTTCCCCTTGTGCAAACTTTATTATTCGCTCCGGCACTGCTATTGGTGAAACCGAATAGCATGGATGCTAGAAGACTGCATCTTGAATGGTCGGGCGTTTTGATTGGCAGTTTAGCGATCTCTACTTTGCCGGCTGGCTACCACTTCACCCTTCTAATTCTCCCGGTATGTCTTATGTGGAGCTCAACTCGAGAGAGGGCCGGATGGATTGGAACTGCCGTTCTTTTGTTCTTGTTCGTAGCAATCGGGTATCCAGGCTGGAAAGCACTGGGATCTATTTCTCACTTAGTCTTGTTAAGTGTTCCGCGATTGTATGTTGTGCTTGCATTGTGCATTTTTAGTTATTGGCTACTGGCGGTGGAGGAGCGCGGTTCAAGATGGGATCGTGACGCCCTCTTGTGGACCGGTGCATTCGCGATGATGATGCTCCTAAATATTGCACTGGGGTTGCGCCATCAGCATGGACTATACGCAGACTATGCGTGGCGCATTCCGATTGCTGACCAGGTGCTGCAGGCCGATAATCCCATAGCGCAGAACAACACAGTGTTATTTACTGCAATGCTACCTGATGGATATCATGCAGCATCTCAGAGCAAAGACTTGGTTCATTTTGATAAGAGCCATAGCGACCAACTCGCATTAGCTGCGAACTCTTCCGAACGGTGGACAGAAGAGGTTAGCTCCGAATCGATGATTGTCCCCAGCCACTCCGATCAAAAGATTATTCATCAAGCTGAATCTCCCGTGGCTTCGCCTGATGGCAGGTGGTTAGCGTTTCTCCGCGAGGAACATGGACGCAATCGCATCTGGCTCCGTGTTCTAGACCAACCCGGAAGCACCGATAGAGTCATCACATCGGCCGAGTTGAACGTATCGGAGATGTCATTCCTCCCGAATGGCTCGCTTATCTTTTCGGCCGAGCCAAACGGAGGGCGTCCCGGCCTGTTCCTCGTCGATCAGGCAGGATCCATCAGTTCGCTCGGTCCCGACGAGAGCCGCTACCCAGCCGTTTCTCCCGACGGCCACTGGTTGGCATACAGTCAGTTGCAAGGTGGCAATTGGCACCTGCAACTCCGCAATCTCCGTAACGGCCAGACCGAAACACTCACCCACGCTGACTGCAATAACGTGGAACCGGCGTGGCTACCTGATTCGAAGACATTGATCTACGGTAGCGACTGTGGACGGGCGCTTTGGTTTTACGCTCTTTGTCGCCGTCCTATCTAA
- a CDS encoding response regulator transcription factor gives MSLILVIEDDPRIQKALHRQFTTEGYEVHVTGDGAQGLASCKSLKPAGVVLDLMLPNMSGLEVCKGIKSWSASTPVVVLSAVSEVADKVLLLELGADDYVTKPFSPRELMARVQAAIRRTKKPATHTQASFGNVTADFSGMEVFKDGAPVLLTAHEIKLLQYFVEHPERVITREELLNDVWNYTSYPTTRTVDNHIMKLRQKLEVDPAKPVYFRTIHGIGYKFVRGN, from the coding sequence GTGAGTTTGATTCTGGTAATTGAGGACGATCCAAGAATACAAAAGGCTCTCCACAGGCAGTTCACGACGGAGGGCTATGAGGTACACGTAACTGGTGACGGCGCACAGGGGTTGGCCAGCTGCAAGAGCCTCAAACCCGCCGGGGTCGTTCTCGATCTCATGCTGCCGAACATGTCTGGGCTTGAAGTCTGCAAAGGCATCAAGAGTTGGTCGGCAAGTACGCCGGTAGTCGTTCTCAGTGCCGTCTCGGAGGTGGCCGATAAAGTACTGCTCCTCGAGCTGGGCGCAGACGACTACGTCACGAAGCCATTTAGCCCACGCGAGCTGATGGCCCGCGTTCAGGCCGCGATTCGAAGAACGAAGAAACCGGCAACTCATACTCAAGCAAGCTTCGGGAACGTCACGGCAGACTTCTCTGGGATGGAAGTATTTAAAGATGGCGCACCGGTTCTCCTGACCGCCCATGAGATCAAGCTCCTGCAATACTTTGTTGAGCATCCCGAACGGGTCATCACTCGTGAGGAACTGTTGAACGATGTCTGGAACTATACCTCGTATCCAACGACTCGCACCGTCGATAATCACATTATGAAGCTGCGGCAGAAGTTGGAAGTCGATCCGGCAAAACCTGTATACTTCCGCACCATCCATGGCATTGGCTACAAATTCGTCCGCGGAAATTGA
- a CDS encoding sensor histidine kinase produces MRTTLLIPLLVLSFGCTVLSLLVIRTIVQQQTQANLASDLQHSVKTYQNFQHQQRELLSRESALLADLPSLKSLMTTYDQRTIEDGGVEFWQVSGCDFFALLDPNGKLIASYNRGSALDQPGVARGLEIGQHSSDEPTLLVLDNRIYGVSTQPLYFGPKERGTLLGFVTVGYAIDEHVAQAVSEAAAAEVAFTVDGKVVASTLTPMLQQQLIERGGELLQLPTQNRMIRLGKADYLAASEHLTNSGEPESPGQVPQLVVLKSFEEATQLVDRVNRWVLALALLALVVGSGMLVSISRTLTRPIETLVGGTRALAQGNFDYQLSEDGAEEIRELSRAFERMRVQLRQSQKELLDSERLATIGRMASSISHDLRHYLSAMYANAEFMSGGNISQFEREELMLEVKSAVQGMTDLLDSLLLFTQTGRALHPEYESIALMIQRAVSMVRSHPAGRDVKINLNGLSSLQAWVDAKKLGRAVYNLLLNACQAAKRGNRPPAVTLSLIEGERAIEIRIADNGPGVPTPVRQKIFLPFVSEGRESGIGLGLTLAQQIAQEHGGGIELEETAEGETVFTIHLPKASLQALGAVVEKRSRPLALRQTEKVEE; encoded by the coding sequence ATGAGAACAACGCTGCTTATCCCTCTGCTCGTCCTTTCTTTTGGCTGCACAGTCTTAAGTCTTTTGGTGATTCGCACCATTGTTCAACAACAGACGCAGGCGAATCTCGCTTCGGATCTCCAGCATTCGGTAAAAACCTACCAGAACTTCCAACATCAACAGCGCGAACTCCTGTCGCGCGAGTCGGCTCTGTTAGCCGACCTGCCGAGCCTGAAGTCCTTGATGACCACCTACGATCAGAGAACGATCGAAGACGGTGGAGTTGAGTTCTGGCAAGTGAGCGGATGCGATTTTTTCGCACTGCTCGACCCGAATGGAAAACTGATCGCCTCCTACAATCGAGGTTCTGCGCTCGATCAACCCGGCGTAGCCAGAGGCCTGGAGATAGGGCAGCACAGCTCTGACGAGCCGACCCTTCTCGTCCTGGACAATCGTATCTACGGAGTATCGACCCAGCCGCTTTACTTCGGGCCAAAGGAGCGCGGAACTCTTCTCGGCTTTGTCACGGTCGGTTACGCCATCGATGAACATGTTGCGCAGGCGGTCAGTGAAGCCGCGGCCGCTGAGGTTGCTTTTACTGTCGATGGCAAAGTAGTCGCCAGCACACTGACACCAATGCTTCAGCAGCAACTTATCGAGCGCGGCGGCGAACTACTGCAACTGCCGACCCAGAACAGAATGATTCGGCTCGGAAAAGCAGACTACCTGGCAGCATCGGAACATCTCACAAACTCCGGCGAACCAGAGAGCCCAGGCCAGGTCCCACAACTCGTCGTCCTCAAGTCATTCGAAGAGGCCACTCAACTGGTGGACAGAGTTAATCGGTGGGTACTGGCACTGGCTCTTCTCGCATTAGTCGTCGGATCAGGCATGCTTGTTTCCATCTCTCGCACATTGACTCGGCCCATCGAAACCCTTGTGGGAGGGACTCGAGCCCTTGCACAGGGCAACTTCGACTATCAACTGAGTGAGGACGGTGCCGAAGAGATAAGAGAACTGAGCCGAGCCTTCGAACGCATGCGAGTTCAGCTGCGACAGTCTCAGAAAGAGCTCCTCGACTCAGAGAGGCTCGCCACGATCGGTAGAATGGCTAGCTCCATCTCGCACGATCTCAGGCATTATCTCTCTGCAATGTATGCCAACGCGGAGTTCATGAGCGGCGGCAACATCTCTCAGTTCGAACGAGAAGAGCTGATGTTGGAAGTGAAGTCGGCCGTGCAGGGGATGACCGACCTTTTGGATTCGCTGCTCCTCTTCACCCAAACCGGCAGGGCCCTTCACCCGGAGTATGAATCGATTGCGTTGATGATCCAGCGTGCTGTCAGTATGGTTCGGTCTCATCCCGCAGGCCGCGATGTCAAAATCAACTTGAATGGACTTTCTTCCCTGCAAGCTTGGGTCGACGCAAAAAAACTCGGACGCGCCGTCTACAATCTGCTGCTGAACGCGTGTCAGGCGGCGAAACGCGGCAATAGACCTCCCGCGGTAACTCTAAGCCTCATCGAAGGTGAGCGAGCGATCGAGATTAGAATTGCAGATAATGGTCCCGGGGTGCCTACGCCTGTTCGTCAGAAGATCTTCCTACCCTTCGTGAGCGAGGGAAGGGAGAGCGGCATCGGGCTTGGACTCACCCTCGCGCAGCAAATCGCACAGGAGCATGGCGGCGGTATCGAGCTGGAAGAGACAGCCGAAGGCGAAACAGTCTTCACCATTCATCTTCCCAAGGCCTCTCTGCAGGCACTTGGTGCTGTGGTTGAAAAAAGATCTCGCCCGCTCGCGCTCCGGCAAACGGAGAAGGTCGAAGAATGA
- a CDS encoding cupredoxin domain-containing protein — protein sequence MRSPQHSMTVLCCSLLLGLAAMQLHAQGVEVTAKIVVNNTLAPVAKKHTDLPSAANVVVWLSALKPGSPVPPWPARQAPYRLVQKNKMFTPHLLVIPTGTSVQFPNEDPFFHNVFSLFNGKRFDLGLYESGTTRSVRFDREGISYIFCNIHPEMGAVILALSTPYFGTSSETGVVAIHNVLPGSYRVNVWSENGQTMDPAAAEQVVQISSEPVHLGNIMLLPATNVLANHKNKFGEDYQPGHDSY from the coding sequence GTGCGCAGCCCGCAACATTCGATGACCGTTCTATGCTGCTCCCTTCTACTCGGTCTCGCTGCGATGCAGTTGCACGCGCAGGGAGTAGAAGTCACGGCAAAGATCGTCGTGAACAACACGCTGGCTCCAGTTGCCAAAAAGCATACCGACCTGCCAAGTGCAGCAAACGTGGTCGTCTGGTTGTCGGCCTTGAAGCCCGGCTCACCTGTCCCGCCGTGGCCCGCTCGTCAGGCTCCCTATCGCTTGGTGCAGAAAAACAAGATGTTCACACCCCATCTGCTCGTCATCCCCACGGGCACCTCGGTCCAGTTTCCTAACGAAGACCCCTTCTTCCACAACGTATTCTCCCTCTTCAACGGCAAGCGCTTCGATCTCGGTCTCTACGAATCCGGTACCACCCGCTCGGTACGTTTTGATCGTGAAGGAATCTCCTATATCTTCTGTAACATTCATCCGGAGATGGGGGCGGTCATTTTGGCGCTTAGTACACCCTACTTCGGCACCTCATCGGAGACCGGCGTCGTTGCTATCCACAATGTTCTTCCAGGCAGCTATCGGGTGAATGTGTGGAGTGAGAACGGACAAACGATGGATCCAGCCGCAGCCGAGCAAGTCGTCCAGATCTCGTCGGAACCAGTTCACCTTGGCAATATCATGCTGTTACCCGCCACGAACGTTCTTGCGAATCATAAGAACAAGTTCGGCGAGGACTATCAACCAGGCCACGACTCCTATTAA
- a CDS encoding cytochrome c biogenesis protein: protein MSLLWLRVAVFLYGIAALAVLPAALYDRPRWRHIAIPATTAAVLFHFVSLAEMLNAAHHSLPIDTHETQTLLGLILALAFLLVFWRYRTVSLGIFILPICFLLGLVPAFHPGQEVTTFPLLHTRWIFLHVVLLLAAYAALLLSLLASLLYLIQERRLKQKSPTISWLPPLETTDQIALKALLFGLPCMTAGLLIGSLIAQATVGASYFRDPKILLAFAMWLAYIAMIYIRRHSGLRGRRAVYLSSFVFLVVLAVWAANQFSAVHRFTAP from the coding sequence ATGTCTCTCCTCTGGCTCCGAGTCGCGGTCTTTCTCTACGGCATAGCCGCGCTTGCGGTGCTACCGGCAGCTCTCTACGACCGCCCACGCTGGCGTCACATCGCTATTCCCGCCACCACCGCCGCGGTCCTCTTTCACTTTGTCTCGCTGGCCGAGATGCTCAACGCCGCCCACCATTCTTTACCGATCGACACCCACGAAACCCAAACGCTTCTCGGCCTCATCCTCGCGCTGGCCTTCCTTCTGGTCTTCTGGCGCTATCGCACGGTCTCGCTCGGCATCTTCATTCTGCCCATCTGCTTCCTTCTTGGTCTTGTCCCCGCCTTTCATCCCGGTCAAGAGGTCACCACCTTTCCTCTCCTCCACACTCGGTGGATCTTCCTTCATGTAGTCCTCCTTTTAGCCGCCTACGCCGCGCTGTTGCTCTCTCTTCTGGCCTCGCTTCTGTACCTCATTCAAGAGCGCCGTCTCAAACAGAAGTCACCTACCATCTCCTGGCTCCCTCCGCTCGAAACCACGGATCAGATCGCCCTCAAAGCTCTCCTCTTCGGATTGCCCTGCATGACTGCCGGCCTGCTCATCGGCTCGCTCATTGCGCAGGCCACCGTCGGCGCCTCGTACTTCCGCGACCCAAAGATTCTCCTCGCCTTCGCCATGTGGCTCGCTTACATCGCGATGATCTATATCCGGCGTCACTCTGGTCTTCGTGGCCGCCGCGCCGTCTATCTCTCCAGCTTTGTCTTTCTCGTGGTCCTGGCAGTCTGGGCCGCAAACCAGTTCTCCGCGGTCCACAGGTTCACCGCGCCATGA
- the hemA gene encoding glutamyl-tRNA reductase: protein MTTNNTKPGNLVLLGINHNTAPIEVRERLAISAERLADATRTLLHQPGVREGLILSTCNRVELLTLQEENTDADTSGVQAKSTTDLLRFLHEYFAVPTSDIQPHLYEFREREAVRHLFRVASSLDSMVVGEPQILGQVKEAYTIARDAGAVSTHLEALLQRTFTVAKKIRTETQIGSSSVSIASVAVDLARKIFGSLQGKTVLLVGAGKMSELAARHLIQQGASSILVANRTHSRAEKIAATFSSASVLTAVIPFEALYEQADRADIVITSTGAPQKLFSRSHGQHFLQRRRNRPMFFIDIAVPRDVDPRMNEVEGCFVYDIDDLQQVAAANLADRSREAEAAESIVSREVDKYQERLQSRDAVPAIKALQQQAEELRQTELARSQSKLADLTPRQREAVEALTRSLTAKLLHPQLTALRESVRTKDTDDAP, encoded by the coding sequence ATGACCACAAACAACACCAAACCGGGCAACCTGGTCCTTCTCGGCATCAACCACAACACCGCGCCCATCGAGGTCCGCGAGCGCCTTGCCATCTCCGCCGAGCGCCTCGCCGATGCCACACGCACCCTCCTTCATCAACCCGGCGTCCGCGAAGGTCTCATCCTCTCCACCTGCAATCGCGTCGAACTCCTCACTCTCCAGGAGGAAAACACCGACGCCGACACCTCCGGCGTCCAAGCGAAGAGCACAACCGACCTCCTCCGCTTCCTCCACGAATACTTTGCTGTCCCGACCAGCGACATCCAGCCCCACCTCTACGAGTTCCGCGAGCGCGAGGCCGTTCGCCATCTCTTCCGCGTCGCCAGTTCGCTCGACAGCATGGTCGTCGGTGAGCCCCAGATCCTTGGCCAGGTCAAAGAGGCCTACACCATCGCCCGCGACGCCGGCGCCGTCTCCACTCATCTCGAAGCCCTTCTTCAGCGCACCTTTACCGTCGCAAAGAAGATTCGCACCGAAACCCAGATCGGCTCCAGCAGTGTCTCCATCGCCTCGGTCGCGGTCGACCTCGCAAGAAAAATCTTTGGTTCTCTCCAGGGAAAGACCGTCCTCCTTGTAGGCGCTGGCAAAATGTCCGAGCTTGCCGCACGTCACCTCATCCAGCAAGGTGCGTCCTCGATTCTAGTCGCCAACCGCACTCATTCTCGCGCAGAAAAGATCGCGGCCACCTTCTCCAGTGCCTCCGTACTTACAGCCGTCATACCGTTTGAAGCCCTGTACGAGCAGGCCGATCGAGCCGACATCGTCATCACCTCCACCGGCGCCCCGCAAAAGCTCTTTAGCCGATCTCATGGTCAGCACTTCCTGCAGCGCCGTCGCAACCGCCCCATGTTCTTCATCGATATCGCGGTCCCTCGCGACGTCGACCCTCGCATGAACGAGGTCGAAGGGTGCTTCGTCTACGACATCGATGACCTCCAGCAGGTCGCCGCAGCAAATCTCGCTGACCGCAGCAGAGAAGCCGAAGCGGCGGAGAGCATTGTCAGCAGGGAAGTCGACAAATACCAGGAACGCCTCCAGTCCCGTGATGCAGTGCCTGCCATCAAGGCCCTTCAACAGCAGGCTGAAGAGCTACGTCAGACCGAACTCGCTCGCTCACAATCCAAACTTGCCGACCTCACTCCGCGGCAACGCGAAGCCGTCGAAGCGCTGACTCGATCGCTCACCGCAAAGCTTCTCCATCCTCAGCTCACCGCGCTCCGCGAATCTGTCCGCACAAAAGATACCGACGACGCTCCGTAG
- the hemC gene encoding hydroxymethylbilane synthase, producing MSSEHNNPRNPIRIGSRGSQLALWQANHILYALRDAGYHVELEVIRTTGDRMQQPGFVAPPNLDGKGIFIKEIEEALEEGRIDLAVHSLKDLPTKLAPQFTLAAIPKRADARDVWVCEPYWALHTLPTGGRIGTTSPRRRAQILALRPDVTFVEVRGNIDTRLKKLASGQCDALVLAAAGLDRLKRAEWVHQRFCPTEMCPAPGQGALALETRSPEHSIDESRDAYIRNAIAFLEHPHTRFAINAERTTLDALGGGCSLPIGAHCMPPADESGKWRMIAQVVAPDGEAMVQIDTEAPYNSDPIALGMSVADDLKSKGALDLLSVAAIQ from the coding sequence ATGAGTTCCGAACACAACAATCCACGTAATCCAATCCGCATCGGCAGCCGCGGCTCGCAACTCGCTCTCTGGCAAGCCAACCACATCCTCTACGCCCTCCGCGACGCCGGCTACCACGTTGAGCTCGAAGTCATCCGCACCACCGGCGACCGTATGCAGCAACCCGGCTTCGTCGCTCCTCCAAACCTCGACGGTAAAGGTATCTTCATCAAAGAAATAGAGGAAGCTCTCGAAGAGGGCCGCATCGATCTCGCCGTGCACTCGCTCAAGGATCTCCCAACCAAACTCGCCCCTCAGTTCACCCTCGCGGCGATCCCCAAACGCGCCGACGCACGCGACGTCTGGGTCTGCGAACCCTACTGGGCGCTCCACACCCTCCCCACCGGAGGCCGCATCGGCACCACCAGCCCGCGCCGCCGCGCACAGATCCTCGCCCTCCGCCCCGATGTCACCTTCGTCGAAGTTCGAGGAAACATCGACACCCGCCTCAAAAAATTAGCCTCCGGCCAATGCGACGCCCTCGTCCTCGCCGCTGCCGGCCTCGACCGTCTCAAGCGCGCAGAGTGGGTCCACCAGCGCTTCTGCCCAACAGAGATGTGTCCCGCTCCCGGCCAGGGCGCGTTAGCCCTTGAAACCCGCAGCCCGGAGCACTCCATCGACGAGTCGCGAGACGCCTACATCCGCAACGCCATCGCCTTCCTCGAACACCCTCACACCCGCTTCGCCATCAACGCCGAGCGCACCACACTCGATGCCCTGGGTGGTGGCTGCTCCCTCCCAATCGGCGCCCACTGCATGCCGCCGGCAGATGAGTCAGGCAAGTGGCGAATGATCGCCCAGGTCGTCGCGCCCGATGGCGAAGCCATGGTTCAGATCGACACCGAAGCTCCTTACAACAGCGATCCCATCGCCTTAGGCATGAGCGTCGCAGACGACCTCAAATCCAAAGGCGCCCTCGACCTGCTCTCTGTAGCCGCTATCCAATAA
- a CDS encoding TonB-dependent receptor plug domain-containing protein gives MNRTSKLILFFYGCFAGSYPHRLLASDIAHTHCAGVAGAKADSTSITTAAACYAGGPAQPATTTVASGENDRKPTIDAPDAVSPSTELKTSGVVGVLRTTIKVEGKPTNTDTTEGFERKVSEKEIEESAGTFGDPSRFMQMLPGVVSDNDQYNDFIVRGGNPDETLFLVDNIEVPSINQLALSDTTGGFVSMIDNAAVQKMTLHTDAYDSKYDQRLSSVVEFSTIPEGKTVAHSESELGIAGVGGSRTVPWGDGSLFVSARRSILNLLTDDIGLNGVPIYSNALIRADRRVDDRNTWWGLSLTGIDSIKIHPSPTDAWETNPYDIHYQGWRDTTGLNWQHVLSARSFGVLSLSNSEQSQNVLEDAQLLNEAPIYSENTSDGVSTLKYDWTLQATQWLTVTSGARGSLDRLNYRVDQPLGLQNPYSEDPAPLDAMALNRRFAPFSSAAYGQASVLLPHGMKLVGGDRLSQWAITGSTIWTPKVLFMAPVLGRLVHVGYAEYAQLPPNLYLVSFANQQTLKPIRSRQITAGIDVVRSSHVGISVETYRKRYMDYPVATNYPQLSLANIADTFGQAFLLFPMTSAGLGLAQGAELSVRYKPTSGFTVTSAVTYARSWYSGLDGVLRRGNYDIPFVANIAGTLALRRRMVLSSRYSQTSGRPYTPDNLVLSDAQDRDVYDLSMINAARSAAYHRLDFRLEQGRQIRRGVFTWHVGLENALGSSNFYSNQWRPRAGDLGVLEQDQMPRFPDGGIKYVF, from the coding sequence GTGAACCGCACTTCGAAGTTAATTCTGTTCTTTTACGGTTGCTTCGCGGGTAGTTATCCGCACAGGCTACTTGCATCCGATATCGCTCATACTCATTGCGCTGGAGTGGCTGGAGCAAAAGCAGACAGTACCTCCATCACGACAGCTGCAGCCTGTTATGCAGGAGGACCTGCTCAACCAGCGACAACGACCGTTGCAAGTGGAGAAAACGATCGGAAGCCAACCATCGATGCCCCGGACGCAGTGTCTCCTTCTACGGAGTTGAAGACCTCAGGTGTTGTCGGCGTGTTACGAACGACGATCAAGGTAGAAGGTAAACCAACCAATACGGATACGACGGAGGGGTTTGAGCGAAAGGTCAGCGAGAAGGAGATTGAGGAGTCTGCAGGCACGTTTGGCGATCCGTCACGGTTTATGCAGATGCTGCCCGGTGTGGTATCTGACAACGATCAGTACAACGACTTTATCGTTCGCGGAGGGAACCCGGATGAGACGCTTTTCCTGGTCGATAACATCGAGGTCCCTTCGATCAACCAGCTTGCTCTCTCCGATACGACCGGTGGTTTCGTGTCGATGATCGATAACGCTGCCGTTCAGAAGATGACGCTGCACACGGATGCTTACGACAGCAAATACGATCAGCGGTTGTCGTCTGTTGTGGAGTTCTCAACCATACCCGAAGGCAAGACGGTGGCACACTCCGAGTCGGAGCTGGGGATCGCTGGAGTGGGAGGATCGAGGACCGTGCCGTGGGGCGATGGGTCATTGTTTGTGTCGGCGCGGCGAAGCATCCTGAACCTGCTGACAGACGATATCGGTCTCAACGGGGTGCCTATCTATTCCAACGCGTTGATCAGAGCTGACCGGCGAGTGGACGATAGGAATACCTGGTGGGGTTTGTCGCTGACGGGGATTGACTCCATTAAGATTCATCCAAGTCCGACGGATGCATGGGAGACAAATCCTTACGATATTCACTACCAGGGTTGGAGAGATACGACTGGATTGAACTGGCAGCATGTGCTTTCGGCGCGGTCGTTTGGTGTGCTTAGTTTGAGTAACTCAGAGCAGTCGCAGAACGTGCTCGAAGATGCACAGCTCTTGAATGAAGCACCGATCTATTCAGAAAATACCAGCGATGGTGTAAGCACGCTGAAATATGACTGGACCCTGCAGGCGACGCAATGGCTGACCGTGACCTCGGGAGCTCGGGGTTCGCTGGATCGTCTGAACTATCGCGTAGATCAACCACTGGGTTTGCAGAATCCGTACAGCGAGGATCCGGCTCCACTGGATGCGATGGCGCTGAATCGAAGATTTGCTCCGTTCTCTTCAGCTGCATATGGACAGGCTAGCGTGTTGCTACCACATGGCATGAAGCTGGTGGGAGGGGACCGGCTCTCACAGTGGGCTATCACTGGAAGTACGATCTGGACTCCGAAGGTTTTATTCATGGCACCCGTTCTGGGCCGGCTGGTCCATGTAGGCTACGCCGAATATGCTCAGCTGCCGCCGAATCTTTATCTCGTCTCGTTTGCGAACCAGCAGACGTTGAAGCCGATTCGCTCCAGGCAGATTACGGCTGGGATCGATGTCGTCCGGAGCTCGCATGTCGGAATTTCTGTGGAGACTTATCGGAAGAGGTACATGGATTATCCGGTAGCGACGAACTACCCGCAGCTTTCCCTGGCTAATATTGCCGATACCTTTGGACAGGCCTTCCTGCTATTCCCTATGACGAGTGCAGGGCTTGGGCTTGCGCAGGGGGCGGAGTTATCTGTCCGCTACAAACCTACGTCCGGATTTACGGTGACGAGTGCGGTGACTTATGCGAGAAGCTGGTACTCGGGATTAGATGGAGTGTTACGTCGCGGCAACTATGACATACCGTTCGTCGCGAATATTGCGGGGACACTGGCTTTGCGCAGAAGGATGGTGCTCTCTTCGCGGTATAGCCAGACATCTGGCCGACCATACACGCCAGATAACTTAGTGCTCAGCGACGCACAGGATCGAGATGTCTACGATCTGAGCATGATTAACGCAGCGAGATCGGCTGCGTATCATCGGCTGGACTTCAGGTTGGAGCAGGGTCGGCAGATACGACGGGGCGTGTTCACATGGCACGTTGGGCTTGAGAATGCGTTGGGGTCGAGTAATTTTTATTCGAACCAATGGCGGCCACGAGCAGGAGATCTCGGTGTGCTTGAACAAGACCAGATGCCAAGGTTTCCCGATGGTGGGATCAAGTATGTGTTTTGA